One Anopheles marshallii chromosome 3, idAnoMarsDA_429_01, whole genome shotgun sequence genomic region harbors:
- the LOC128712598 gene encoding uncharacterized protein LOC128712598 yields the protein MPESKYSSQITSMKELKQKLNTLHNEQSDEAPLQLTPSHWETIYCNISCVMEQLKIHNLKAQQLQQTEPWSEKDVVNLMKILELAYSCFKDCAYINLHADNCDDASSPTTQQPVFGEQMAKLKQQIDLTSFEITKLRTVKEALDNIYSNYNIELAVSSSDQDNEEEDDVFM from the exons ATGCCTGAAAGTAAATATTCTAGCCAGATTACCAGTATGAaggaactaaaacaaaaactgaacaCATTGCATAACG AGCAATCGGATGAAGCGCCGCTGCAACTTACACCATCGCACTGGGAAACCATTTATTGCAACATCAGTTGTGTGATGGAACAGCTGAAAATACATAATCTGAAAGCGCAACAACTTCAACAGACCGAACCCTGGTCCGAAAAGGATGTGGTAAACTTGATGAAGATTCTTGAGCTGGCATACAGTTGTTTCAAGGATTGCGCTTATATCAACCTACACGCAGACAATTGCGATGATGCTAGCAGTCCCACAACCCAACAACCCGTGTTTGGTGAGCAAATGGCCAAACTAAAGCAACAGATCGATTTAACTTCATTCGAAATAACCAAGCTACGAACGGTTAAAGAGGCTCTCGACAATATTTACTCCAATTATAATATTGAACTTGCCGTTTCATCGAGTGATCAGGATAACGAAGAGGAAGATGATGTATTCATGTGA
- the LOC128715518 gene encoding S phase cyclin A-associated protein in the endoplasmic reticulum codes for MDNRKYFNQEGKEAKNFYHLSDSGGESQRSPPKRPPIGVRPRCLQSHVSQRQKSLTKSGPRVRSASTGRDKKSELQARYWAFLFGNLERSVNEIYLTVECYENLSSCKEAILVLENYIRDFKALAEWFKVSWDYEATPLPQRPHSLAWEVRKSNPVPRVRKQLSSPGMSGKSSPSFSGKNSPCPVAEESGRISSPKKPHSSTESLSKKGSCAKLSRHETKDASVAPSEETVTTAYDNGVVESAYVLKLDQYTQTNLEDENLTLAEYLEKYDKQHCNGPVTGESEGGNIEPLEERVCTDATVDEKKQSFPSDAKGEHIALKGVSKNVSVMNMGASSKPNAQRGGWQTKPSTVPKVVGIRSNVVRPPVQTSLVRKSATTGSLSQSSVKIAANLPVKSATVSSMSSNTAAVARNRNGIKQTYQTLKPGPAPRSQLGSSMAAVASRLSVRSKTMIEVTCNTNRTNRPFPFTNKARDDLQRRSTTKLSFDANRSKEDIYSSSSTLKASTDRLGSRNSVASGSTVKPKMPAHAKTVDRRSEPKSLPSTADTTSDDGWYTVKTKRRSSLLWATRFNQPTGYASLPTLALLDENINNDITEVEKSGLQTPKLSVKVNELNSEINHTQRASKRAMEKSAKPATLQTRGTGLSKCTGPPALSTTCSKIVKPPSTNTTQAIKGIHLSTEVDRSKNQQLMTANSLASVSRQKSDLTGLKLKTLHKEFLRSEKMRSKHSDQQQPPTPSNGVKSVNDNAQCPAQTLSPTVQEGDHFGHLNMVDMNIQTNISITAIDSLYASCLGESAELMYSGKKSIPHYVDIASQCTSDDQEEQERDDMESDEDQRKLLEEQESLEAQIRELENTEIDFDTETDETDCEAIIDFEDTDATVESGTERQNDCTGMEDENDEEITLEARYEHVLAGMSWIDRARTLDTLKAIVARHPGRAQQLHAKLSSPSRRRSLHETLKKYQAKQTRALEKRQALQKEKALKIQHLLARVEDVKAAKQCLIEKKRLRMEERLQRAAENRSQYIKDKIKKAHDEEEKLREIAFIKNLEAQNKRLDFLESCKEQEVRLQDLETERQKRAEEKAAKEAAVERRRQEIELERQKKLQQMSENRREREKRVGKMQEQKERQRQALAREKARDREERLLALQQQKLATAEELQRKIIQKQQESARRHEENIEQIRQRAVELATIPSRSADELRNEEHDEENSSISEKESSHGNGSNVVPKVNKKRVKKLRQKLVTAAEEYLNELNPLAPSIRKQSQVPRLLSTIAKGGSGMLGVERPIGQLLRLIAKAEVADFQSLWLLDGLSTIATVIESGLNPGTDVSKKAVVLSVQLYRNACTLCPQIARHAVLGSSVLVLLNALLISLKTPEEKNSLFPVELSTELILACTVALLPTSPSSKQATHPKVAERLPDLLSYIISIGLVESLVRRIDKVHESIEHETSLVLSLLASLGLLTKLVEICPAGPDITKFMLTARSTELFGTISLLYAAVVPIGESIPPRTTSLAAATFNLLVTFANLNVEAFQAVLIEQNLSLKFLDVISILLQYCVPKADIKSETQTVIIDLIATLGFFCANNKINQDLLTSDQYMCVIKNFAKLPKQFDVITYPTLVTIIHDNPSARVVVGRDFNVELLDEFRRSDMAKKNRIISLLV; via the exons ATGGATAATCGAAAGTACTTCAATCAGGAAGGCAAGGAGGCGAAAAACTTCTACCACCTGTCGGATAGTGGTGGCGAATCTCAGA GAAGTCCTCCTAAAAGACCCCCGATTGGTGTAAGACCACGCTGTTTACAATCGCATGTGTCGCAACGTCAAAAATCGTTAACCAAATCAGGACCCCGTGTACGGAGTGCCTCGACGGGACGTGATAAAAAATCCGAACTACAGGCTCGGTATtgggcttttttgtttggcaactTAGAGCGCTCG GTAAATGAAATCTACTTAACCGTTGAGTGCTATGAAAATCTATCATCATGCAAGGAAGCAATATTGGTATTGGAAAATTACATTCGTGACTTCAAAGCCCTTGCCGAATGGTTCAAGGTGTCCTGGGATTATGAGGCTACTCCTTTACCACAGCGACCTCACTCGTTGGCATGGGAAGTACGGAAAAGCAATCCAGTCCCGC GTGTCCGCAAGCAGCTTTCGAGTCCTGGGATGTCAGGAAAATCTAGTCCAAGCTTTTCTGGCAAAAATAGTCCCTGCCCTGTAGCAGAAGAATCCGGCCGAATAAGTTCTCCCAAGAAACCACATTCATCTACAGAGAGTCTCAGTAAAAAGGGAAGCTGCGCGAAATTGTCCCGACACGAAACGAAGGATGCTTCAGTAGCGCCTTCCGAAGAAACAGTCACTACAGCTTATGACAATGGAGTTGTCGAATCAGCTTATGTGCTCAAACTCGACCAGTATACTCAAACGAATTTGGAGGATGAAAACCTGACGCTGGCAGAATACTTGGAGAAATATGATAAACAGCATTGTAACGGACCTGTTACGGGTGAAAGTGAAGGTGGAAATATTGAGCCGTTAGAGGAAAGAGTATGCACCGATGCCACTGTTGACGAGAAGAAGCAAAGCTTTCCAAGCGATGCAAAGGGAGAACATATTGCGCTTAAAGGTGTATCAAAGAATGTTTCCGTCATGAACATGGGAGCTTCATCAAAACCTAATGCGCAACGTGGAGGATGGCAGACCAAACCTTCCACGGTTCCAAAAGTAGTAGGAATTCGTAGCAATGTAGTTCGTCCACCGGTGCAAACGAGTTTGGTCCGTAAATCGGCTACAACGGGCAGTTTGTCGCAATCTAGTGTGAAGATTGCTGCCAATTTACCCGTCAAAAGTGCAACAGTGTCCAGTATGTCGTCGAACACCGCTGCGGTAGCAAGGAATAGAAACGgtatcaaacaaacataccaGACTTTGAAGCCAGGCCCTGCACCGAGATCACAATTGGGAAGTAGTATGGCGGCCGTTGCTTCAAGATTATCTGTCCGTTCAAAAACCATGATAGAAGTTACTTGCAACACAAACCGGACAAACCGGCCTTTTCCATTTACCAATAAGGCCCGCGACGATTTGCAGCGACGTTCGACTACGAAACTTTCATTCGATGCGAACCGATCCAAGGAGGACATCTATAGCTCTAGCTCAACGTTGAAAGCGTCCACCGATCGGTTAGGTTCACGGAACTCCGTTGCAAGTGGTAGTACAGTGAAGCCAAAAATGCCGGCTCATGCGAAGACTGTTGACCGTCGTTCCGAACCAAAATCTTTACCGTCGACGGCAGATACAACTAGCGACGATGGTTGGTATACGGTAAAAACGAAACGACGGTCTAGTTTGCTTTGGGCGACACGCTTCAACCAGCCCACCGGTTATGCAAGCTTGCCCACATTGGCATTGTTGGATGAAAACATCAATAATGACATCACAGAGGTGGAGAAAAGTGGTCTACAAACCCCGAAATTAAGCGTGAAAGTGAACGAGCTTAACAGTGAAATCAATCATACGCAACGTGCATCAAAGCGTGCGATGGAAAAATCGGCGAAACCTGCAACGTTACAAACTAGAGGCACGGGGTTATCGAAATGTACTGGGCCACCAGCACTTTCGACCACGTGttcaaaaattgtaaaaccaccatccaccaacacaacacagGCGATTAAAGGGATTCATTTATCTACAGAAGTGGACAGATCCAAAAACCAACAGCTGATGACTGCGAACAGTCTCGCATCCGTCTCAAGGCAAAAGTCCGATTTAACAGGTTTAAAGTTAAAAACATTGCACAAGGAATTTTTGCGTAGTGAGAAAATGAGGTCAAAACATTCggatcaacaacaaccacctACACCGTCGAATGGAGTCAAGTCTGTGAATGATAATGCACAATGCCCTGCACAAACGTTAAGCCCAACAGTGCAGGAGGGTGATCATTTTGGTCACCTAAACATGGTTGACATGAACATTCAGACGAACATAAGTATCACAGCTATCGATAGTTTATACGCCAGTTGTTTGGGCGAATCGGCAGAGTTAATGTACAGTGGTAAAAAATCAATCCCGCATTATGTCGACATTGCCAGTCAATGTACCAGTGATGATCAGGAAGAGCAAGAACGCGATGATATGGAAAGTGACGAGGATCAGCGCAAGCTGCTGGAGGAACAGGAAAGTTTGGAAGCTCAAATACGGGAACTGGAAAATACAG AAATTGACTTCGATACCGAAACCGACGAGACGGATTGTGAAGCGATCATAGACTTCGAGGACACCGATGCCACCGTTGAAAGTGGAACAGAACGACAGAACGATTGTACGGGTATGGAAGACGAGAATGATGAAGAAATCACGCTGGAAGCACGTTACGAACACGTACTGGCAGGTATGAGTTGGATTGATAGAGCTCGTACTCTCGACACGCTGAAGGCTATCGTGGCACGTCATCCCGGTCGTGCCCAGCAGCTACACGCCAAATTGTCCAGTCCCTCCCGAAGGCGCTCACTGCATGAAACGTTGAAAAAATATCAAGCCAAGCAGACACGAGCCCTAGAAAAGCGGCAAGCATTGCAGAAGGAAAAGGCGCTTAAAATTCAACATCTACTAGCGCGTGTAGAAGACGTGAAAGCAGCCAAACAGTGCTTGATAGAGAAAAAGCGATTGAGAATGGAGGAAAGATTGCAGCGAGCGGCTGAGAATCGTTCACAGTATATAaaggataaaattaaaaaagctcACGATGAGGAAGAAAAACTAAGAGAGATAGCGTTCATTAAAAATCTTgaggcacaaaacaaacgactcGATTTCTTAGAGTCTTGCAAAGAGCAGGAAGTACGGTTGCAGGATCTTGAAACGGAACGACAGAAGCGTGCAGAAGAGAAAGCAGCCAAAGAAGCGGCAGTCGAGCGACGACGGCAGGAAATCGAGCTGGAACGGCAAAAGAAACTACAGCAAATGAGTGAAAATCGACGGGAGCGGGAAAAACGGGTCGGAAAAATGCAGGAACAGAAGGAACGTCAACGTCAAGCATTGGCCCGTGAGAAGGCACGAGACCGAGAAGAACGTTTGTTAGCGCTGCAGCAACAGAAGCTGGCAACGGCAGAAGAGCTTCAGCGAAAGATTATTCAGAAGCAACAAGAGTCGGCTCGCCGACATGAGGAAAATATCGAGCAAATTCGTCAACGGGCCGTCGAACTGGCGACCATTCCTAGTCGCAGTGCGGATGAGCTGAGAAATGAAGAGCATGATGAGGAAAACTCTAGCATAAGCGAAAAGGAAAGTTCACATGGTAACGGATCAAATGTGGTGCCCAAAGTGAACAAGAAACGAGTGAAAAAGTTACGCCAAAAGTTGGTAACTGCGGCAGAAGAGTATCTCAACGAGCTTAATCCTTTGGCACCGTCGATACGTAAACAAAGCCAGGTGCCTCGTTTATTAAGCACTATCGCGAAAGGAGGAAGCGGTATGTTGGGTGTTGAGCGACCAATCGGCCAATTGTTACGGTTGATTGCTAAAGCGGAGGTGGCTGATTTTCAATCACTATGGCTGTTGGATGGTCTTAGCACGATAGCAACGGTAATTGAAAGCGGTCTAAATCCTGGTACGGACGTGTCAAAGAA GGCTGTAGTTCTATCGGTGCAATTGTATCGGAATGCGTGTACATTGTGTCCGCAAATTGCACGGCATGCTGTCTTAGGAAGTTCCGTGCTGGTGCTATTAAATGCTTTGTTGATATCTCTTAAG ACGCCTGAGGAAAAAAATAGTCTATTTCCGGTGGAACTATCGACAGAGCTTATATTGGCTTGTACTGTTGCTCTTTTGCCAACAAGTCCTTCGTCGAAGCAGGCGACACACCCAAAGGTAGCAGAACGGCTCCCAGATCTTTTGAG CTATATCATAAGCATTGGGTTAGTGGAGAGCTTGGTAAGACGAATTGATAAGGTGCATGAATCAATCGAACACGAAACTAGTCTTGTACTTTCGCTGTTGGCCTCCTTGGGACTGCTGACAAAGTTGGTTGAAATATGTCCAGCAG GTCCTGACATCACCAAATTTATGCTGACGGCACGGTCAACGGAACTGTTCGGCACTATATCTCTACTCTATGCTGCTGTTGTTCCCATTG GTGAAAGCATTCCTCCCAGAACGACTTCCTTGGCGGCGGCTACTTTTAATCTTCTGGTGACCTTTGCCAACCTGAACGTTGAAGCGTTTCAG GCAGTATTAATAGAGCAAAATCTCTCACTAAAGTTCCTCGACGTCATCAGTATACTATTGCAGTACTGTGTCCCAAAGGCGGacataaaaagtgaaacacaGACTGTGATAATCGACTTAATAGCAACGCTAGGTTTCTTCTGTGccaacaataaaatcaatcag GATTTATTAACATCTGATCAGTATATGTGTGTGATTAAAAATTTCGCCAAGCTACCCAAGCAATTTGACGTAATCACATATCCAACGTTGGTCACAATAATTCATGACAACCCAAGTGCCAGAGTCGTGGTCGGCAGAGATTTCAATGTTGAG CTGCTGGATGAATTTAGAAGATCCGATATGGCGAAGAAGAATCGCATTATATCACTTCTGGTATAG